A single window of Nicotiana sylvestris chromosome 3, ASM39365v2, whole genome shotgun sequence DNA harbors:
- the LOC138888042 gene encoding uncharacterized protein produces MGRIESMFEQMMKKNADSDAQFVSHNTSIHNLEAQLGQISQALNTCPKGALPSDMVVNSNGGNNTVHAMAVTTRYGRDGEASTSKQKKVVSDDVELQNDDDTIVHEQVSEERLDGEVRIDIHGNEEETQNDMNLSKEHMIDIPETVMPKSKAPLPSPPPPYPQKLAKQKNENQFKKFIEIMKSLSINVPLVEALEQMPRYDKFMKDLVTKKRFMDCETIKMTHQVSAIVHLIALNLEDPGAFTIPCTIGSADFAKALCDLGASINLMPYSVFKILGISQLRATSTRLQMMDPTMKRSLGIIDDVLVRVDKFILPANYVILNCKVDYEVPIILGRPFLATWKALVDVEAGELTFRVGDEKVVFHMCKSMKQPNSTEVCYFVDLVTEVIVDDKSAMINVEDSLEVVLLNHDVTEDEGLVDYISALQGMGSYSYDLCKLSLDLENRKTPPTKPSIKEPPVLELKPLHPHLK; encoded by the coding sequence atgggacggattgagtcaatgtttgagcaaatgatgaagaagaacgcTGACTCTGATGCCCAATTTGTGTCCCATAATACTTCTATCCACAATCTGGAGGCCcaacttggccagatttctcAAGCTTTAAACACTtgccctaagggggcactacctagtGACATGGTAGTAAACTCTAACGGTGGGAACAATACCGTCCATGCAATGGCGGTGACCACAAGGTATGGTAGAGATGGTGAAGCAAGTACCTCCAAGCAAAAGaaagttgtgagtgatgatgtTGAATTGCAAAATGATGATGATACAATAGTTCATgagcaagtgagtgaagagaGGTTGGATGGtgaggtgagaattgatattcatgGCAATGAGGAGGAAACTCAAAATGACATGAACCTGTCTAAGGAACACATGATAGACATACCGGAAACGGTAATGCCTAAATCCAAGGCTCCCTTGCCAAGTCCccctccaccttaccctcaaaaACTTGCAAAGCAGAAGAATGAAAACCAATTCAAGAAGTTTATTGAGATAATGAAAAGTTTGTCGATCAATGTGCccttggtggaagctcttgagcaaatgccAAGATATGAcaagtttatgaaagacttggtaactaaaaagagatttatggattgtgagaccatcaaaatgactcatcaagtgagtgccattgtgCACTTGATAGCTCTAAATCTTGAAGATCCCGGCGCATTTACCATTCCATGTactattgggagtgcggattttgcaaaggccttgtgtgatttgggagcaagtataaatttgatgccttactctgtATTCAAAATATTGGGTATTAGTCAACTGAGAGCTACTTCAACGAGATTGCAAATGATGGATCCAACAATGAAGAGGtcgcttggtattattgatgatgttcttgtccgggtggacaagtttattttgcctgCAAATTATGTGATTCTAAACTGCAAAGTCGACTATGAGGTGCCAATAATATTGGGAAGGCCTTTCCTAGCAACatggaaggcattggttgatgtggaagcaggggagctcaccttccgggtgggtgacgaAAAAGTTGTCTTCCAtatgtgcaaatcaatgaagcaacCAAATAGTACTGAGGTTTGTTATTTTGTGGATCTTGTGACggaggtgatagttgatgacaAAAGTGCCATGATCAATGTAGAGGATTCTTTGGAAGTTGTATTGTTGAACCATGATGTGACTGAGGATGAAGGCTTGGTAGATTATATCAGTGCCTTGCAAGGAATGGGTTCTTACTCCTATGATCTCTGTaaactttccttggatcttgagaacagaaagactccaccaacaaagccctcaatcaagGAACCTCCcgtattggagttgaagcctttgcaTCCACACCTCAAGTAG